In the Hordeum vulgare subsp. vulgare chromosome 7H, MorexV3_pseudomolecules_assembly, whole genome shotgun sequence genome, one interval contains:
- the LOC123412260 gene encoding probable L-type lectin-domain containing receptor kinase S.5 — protein sequence MAVHLLVLSLLVLASSSSGSTTALATNATADGSLDGLDAGSVTRFSFSNFHPDYRGKNLTVVGDADITKGALQITPDTLNEPAHFLTNKSGRVLYSAPVRLWRRDKGGKGKGNAGAGGKLKVASFRTVFTVNVFRVSGAEPAEGFAFLIAPSAGEPPAASYGGFLGLTNATTDGNATNQVVAIELDTEKQPYDPDDNHIGLNVNSVVSVANASLTPRGIEISPAKTAKYNVWIDYDGDARRITVYMADVDAAKPASPVLAAPLDLGATVAEKSYFGFAASTGRKYQLNCVLAWNMTVEKLDEPGKTKGLILGLAVGLPVAALALGAAAALGYYMCVVKRRKVRRDKGSAITGNMIRSLAGGPREFEYRELRKATNNFDERMKLGQGGYGVVYRGTVTDDHSNPTAAGTTVEVAVKKFSRASTQGQNDFLAELSIINRLRHKHLVRLVGWSHDNGELLLVYEYMSNGSLDQHLFSSAPGSRPGQQLGWELRYSIVQGVASALHYLHDQFDQRVVHRDLKASNIMLDAAFTARLGDFGLARAIETDKTSYMEEAGGGVHGTVGYIAPECFHTEKATRESDVYAFGAVILEVVCGRRPRCDIDGFHFLVDWVWRLHRDGRALEAVDPGLDGAFDEDDAERLLMLGLACSHPTPAERPKAQAISQILLRSMPTPAVPPFKPSFVWPATDGGFDTMSTTAGSTSSTVVTSTSTWSGNFARGSENLAPAPEQDTSGSLV from the exons ATGGCCGTGCATTTACTCGTACTGTCCCTCCTCGTCTTGGCCTCTTCTAGCTCAGGCTCCACCACCGCGCTCGCCACGAACGCCACTGCCGATGGCTCGCTGGATGGTCTGGATGCGGGGAGCGTCACCCGGTTCAGCTTCTCCAACTTCCATCCCGACTACCGTGGCAAAAACCTGACGGTGGTCGGCGATGCCGACATAACCAAGGGCGCGCTCCAGATCACGCCGGACACTCTCAACGAGCCCGCCCACTTCCTCACCAATAAGTCCGGCCGCGTCCTCTACTCCGCACCAGTCAGGCTCTGGCGCCGCGATAAGGGCGGCAAGGGCAAGGGCAATGCCGGCGCCGGCGGCAAGTTGAAGGTCGCGTCCTTCCGCACCGTCTTCACCGTCAACGTCTTCCGCGTGTCGGGCGCGGAGCCGGCGGAGGGGTTCGCGTTCCTTATCGCGCCGTCCGCGGGCGAGCCGCCCGCCGCGAGCTACGGCGGCTTCCTCGGCCTCACCAACGCGACGACCGACGGCAACGCCACGAACCAGGTCGTCGCCATCGAGCTCGACACCGAGAAGCAGCCATACGACCCTGACGACAACCACATCGGCCTCAACGTGAACAGCGTCGTCTCCGTCGCCAACGCCTCGCTCACGCCCCGCGGCATCGAGATCTCGCCGGCCAAGACCGCCAAGTACAACGTCTGGATCGACTACGACGGCGACGCCCGCCGCATCACGGTGTACATGGCCGACGTCGACGCCGCCAAGCCCGCGTCTCCGGTGCTCGCCGCGCCGCTGGACCTCGGGGCCACCGTGGCCGAGAAGTCCTACTTCGGGTTCGCCGCGTCCACGGGCCGCAAGTACCAGCTCAACTGCGTCCTGGCGTGGAacatgacggtggagaagctgGACGAGCCCGGCAAAACCAAGGGCCTGATCCTGGGACTCGCCGTCGGGTTGCCCGTGGCGGCGCTCGCGCTGGGCGCCGCCGCCGCATTGGGGTACTACATGTGCGTGGTGAAGCGGCGGAAGGTGCGGCGCGACAAGGGCAGCGCCATCACCGGGAACATGATCCGGAGCCTCGCCGGCGGGCCGCGTGAGTTCGAGTACCGGGAGCTGCGGAAGGCGACCAACAACTTCGACGAGAGGATGAAGCTGGGGCAGGGCGGGTACGGGGTGGTGTACCGCGGCACGGTGACCGACGACCACAGCAACCCGACCGCCGCGGGGACCACGGTGGAGGTGGCGGTCAAGAAGTTCTCGCGGGCGAGCACGCAGGGGCAGAACGACTTCCTCGCCGAGCTCAGCATCATCAACCGCCTCCGCCACAAGCACCTCGTCCGCCTCGTCG GGTGGAGCCACGACAACGGCGAGCTGCTGCTGGTGTACGAGTATATGTCGAACGGCAGCCTGGACCAGCACCTGTTCAGCTCGGCGCCGGGGTCTCGGCCAGGGCAGCAGCTCGGGTGGGAGCTCCGGTACAGCATCGTGCAGGGCGTGGCGTCAGCGCTGCACTACCTGCACGACCAGTTCGACCAGCGCGTGGTGCACCGCGACCTTAAGGCCTCCAACATCATGCTCGACGCCGCCTTCACCGCGCGCCTCGGCGACTTCGGCCTGGCCCGCGCCATCGAGACGGACAAGACCTCCTACatggaggaggccggcggcggcgtgCACGGCACCGTCGGCTACATAGCCCCGGAGTGCTTCCACACCGAGAAGGCCACACGCGAGTCCGACGtctacgccttcggcgccgtcatCCTCGAGGTGGTCTGCGGCCGCCGCCCGCGCTGCGACATCGACGGCTTCCACTTCCTCGTCGACTGGGTGTGGCGCCTCCACCGCGATGGCCGCGCGCTCGAGGCCGTCGACCCCGGCCTCGACGGCGCCTTCGACGAGGACGACGCCGAGCGCCTGCTCATGCTGGGCCTGGCATGCAGCCACCCAACGCCCGCCGAGCGGCCCAAGGCGCAGGCCATCTCGCAGATCCTGCTGCGCTCCATGCCCACGCCCGCGGTGCCGCCGTTCAAGCCATCGTTCGTGTGGCCGGCCACGGACGGAGGGTTCGacaccatgtcgacgacggcagggTCGACGTCGAGCACGGTCGTCACATCCACGTCCACGTGGAGCGGCAACTTCGCGAGGGGCAGCGAGAACCTCGCGCCGGCGCCGGAGCAGGACACCTCCGGTTCACTGGTTTGA